Proteins found in one Calypte anna isolate BGI_N300 chromosome 10, bCalAnn1_v1.p, whole genome shotgun sequence genomic segment:
- the WHAMM gene encoding WASP homolog-associated protein with actin, membranes and microtubules, translating to MEPQPDSLDGWVAVRDTAFAEPQPPPRLRFLVGWNAVEGAFAVTCHGRAEAAAQAPQSWAGLFSAPALRGIHRQLAAVCPRLEPAFPELPPALPGAAAGGLWAVLFPGGAAPSEAELQELCRELERYLGWALELCGGRVVLDTLFASDNPRDDEYFESLHELRRKALRGHLARAKEALRRVLQQHKNADTMVALMKVYEEEDEAYQDLVTMATQFYQYLLQPFRDMRELATLYKLEILKSLQYDHLGPRRVTALQKDAEEWTKRAENAVCSIQDITVNYFKETAKALEAMHKQMEQDQERFGKTTWASALPRLENLKCMLAKETLQHLRARELCLKQKRAGIQKNMENLSEQEENLSVVEELEIQYYETQLELYNVQLEVLKHEEMLLIVQLDTLRRQIKEKQDEVVYYDTCENPEELKVIEQTMGQHYSNLSEMTMLRQKTKQLETKRGTVCARRAYLRNKKDQCEASHHQRLQQAEESKKRFQQHHSIQIKRDKQKEEEKKKKAWISQERQKTLERLKTFREKYPAHVVLKTSHSQPLSPTLPRNVTKQTAALSSPPLSKARAAPEQPKSILLVESKESKASHQNTPADIPVQIFVTDGDTEQQKHSEELVVPPPSLPPPPPPPPPPPPPPPPPPPPLPLQLKTPSATENKALVLSSDSPTESPALHKEDDSSRRSINHCVGSMDEVLASLKRSEVHLRKVEQPNPYASVRDNILSAIRQGVKLRKVNQDTEKDVSKGSSHELERSIKAAMQRIKKVSADSEEENDDQNSGEWDS from the exons ATGGAGCCGCAGCCCGACAGCCTGGACGGGTGGGTGGCCGTGCGCGACACCGCTTTCGCCGAGCCTCAGCCGCCGCCGCGGCTCCGCTTCCTGGTGGGCTGGAACGCTGTGGAGGGCGCGTTCGCCGTGACCTGTCACGGCCGGGCGGAGGCGGCGGCTCAGGCCCCGCAGAGCTGGGCGGGCCTCTTCTCAGCGCCGGCCCTGCGCGGCATCCACCGGCAGCTGGCGGCCGTCTGCCCGCGCCTGGAGCCCGCTTTCCCCGAGCTGCCGCCCGCACTGCCCGGAGCTGCCGCCGGCGGGCTCTGGGCCGTGCTGTTCCCCGGCGGCGCGGCGCCGAGCGAGGCCGAGTTGCAGGAGCTGTGCCGGGAGCTGGAGCGCTACCTGGGCTGGGCCCTGGAGCTCTGCGGCGGCCGTGTGGTGCTGGACACGCTCTTCGCCTCTGACAACCCCCGCGACGACGAATACTTCGAGAGTCTCCATGAACTCCGAAGGAAGGCCCTGCGCGGCCACCTGGCCCGGGCTAAGGAGGCCCTGCGGCGG GTTCTTCAGCAGCATAAAAATGCTGACACAATGGTGGCTTTGATGAAGGTTTATGAAGAAGAAGATGAAGCTTATCAGGATTTGGTCACCATGGCAACACAATTCTACCAGTATTTACTGCAGCCCTTTAGGGATATGCGAGAGCTCGCGACGCTGTACAAACTGGAAATCCTG AAATCCTTGCAGTATGATCATTTGGGGCCTAGAAGAGTaacagctttgcagaaagaTGCTGAGGAATGGACCAAGCGAGCTGAGAATGCTGTGTGCTCCATTCAGGATATCACTGTGAACTACTTCAAGGAAACTGCAAAGGCTCTGGAAG CAATGCACAAACAAATGGAACAAGACCAGGAAAGATTTGGTAAAACCACCTGGGCGTCAGCTTTGCCACGACTAGAAAACCTGAAATGTATGTTAGCTAAAGAAACCCTTCAGCATCTGAGGGCTAGAGAGTTGTGCCTGAAACAGAAGAGAGCTGGCATTCAGAAAAAC ATGGAGAACCTCAGCGAACAAGAAGAAAACCTAAGTGTAGTGGAGGAGCTGGAAATACAATATTATGAAACACAGCTGGAATTGTATAATGTACAGCTTGAAGTATTGAAACATGAAGAAATGCTGCTTATTGTACAGTTGGACACTTTAAGGAGACAGATTAAAG AGAAACAGGATGAAGTTGTTTACTATGATACATGTGAAAATCCTGAGGAGCTCAAGGTCATTGAACAGACCATGGGACAACATTACTCTAACTTGTCAGAAATGACGATGCTGAGGCAGAAGACTAAGCAGTTGGAGACAAAGCGTGGGACTGTCTGTGCGAGGAGAGCCTACCTCAGGaacaaaaaa GATCAATGTGAAGCAAGCCATCACCAGAGACTGCAACAGGCAGAAGAGAGCAAAAAACGCTTCCAGCAGCATCACAGCATACAGATA AAGAGAGATAAgcaaaaagaggaggagaaaaagaaaaaagcttggATAAGCCAAGAACGTCAAAAAACACTGGAGAGGCTGAAAACATTCAGAGAG aagtatCCAGCTCATGTTGTTCTGAAAACATCTCATTCCCAGCCTCTTAGCCCCACATTGCCACGAAACGTCACTAAGCAGACTGCAGCACTGTCCTCTCCACCTTTATCAAAAGCAAGGGCAGCTCCAGAGCAGCCGAAGAGCATACTGCTAGTGGAATCCAAAGAATCAAAAGCTTCACATCAAAACACCCCAGCAGATATCCCTGTCCAGATTTTTGTTACTGATGGTGACACAGAGCAACAGAAGCACAGCGAGGAACTGGTGGTCCCTCCACCCTCattgccaccaccaccaccccctccaccccctcctcctcctcctccaccccctccacctcccccttTACCTCTCCAGTTAAAGACACCATCAGCAACAGAGAATAAGGCACTTGTCCTTAGCTCTGATAGCCCCACAGAAAGCCCTGCACTGCACAAAGAAGATGATTCATCCAGGAGGTCTATAAATCATTGTGTAG GTTCCATGGATGAGGTTTTGGCTTCTTTAAAACGCAGTGAAGTTCATCTTCGCAAAGTGGAACAGCCAAATCCGTATGCCTCTGTTAGAGACAACATCCTCTCTGCCATAAGGCAAGGAGTTAAACTAAGAAAAGTGAATCAAGATACTGAGAAAGATGTCAGTAAAGGATCCTCTCATGAGCTAGAGAGAAGCATTAAGGCAGCCATGCAGAGAATTAAGAAAGTGTCTGCTGATTCTGAAGAAGAGAATGATGATCAGAACAGTGGAGAATGGGACAGCTAA